ACGCTGACCGCTGTGCCTGTCGGCTGGAGCGCATTGCCCCCTTTTATAGAAGCGGCGTGGGCACCGCCGAATGCCCCATATTCTTTCATTTCCTCCGGATCAAACCCTTTGGCGAACCGTTCTTCACTTTCGTAGATCATTAACAGAAACTGCATCTTTGTCTACCTCCTCAACAGTACGACGCACAATCAGGACGAAATCGACACTTCAATGAAAAAAACTTTTCAATCGGCTTTCCGGCAGCGGAATTCCTTGGAATTCTACAATCAATAGGGCTTGTCATCTTGCCGATCACAAACGGATTAAGCTCACTACTAACTCCGTTTACTCGTCGTTCCGCTTCCCGCTGAAAAAGAGGGACAGCTCCGGCGTCTTTTTCGTCAACGAGCTTTTTCGATATGATGTGGCCTATGGATGAACGAGATTTCTACACAGAGCGTCCCGAGGCGAAGGTTGTGGAATATTCATGCCCGCGATGCAAGCGAAGCAATCAGTACCAGGTCCGCTGGATGCGGCGGACGAAGAAAGATCGGTTGCCTCCGCGCGCCGACGAGCGCGACCGCGCGCTTTTCGCCAAGTTGCGGGATTACCTCGTGCGAATCGATGATGATGTGACCTGTAAGACCTGTCAGAAGCGCTTTGAAATCCCTTCACATCAGACGATGGTCTTTCTTGACGAGCGCAGTTCCAAAAGCACCCAGGGAAACGACGATGACGACGACAATCGCGGCAATCGGGCCTGACTTCAGCCGTTTCCAGGGAAGCACGCGCATGCAGGTATGACCGCAACTCACGGCGTACGGCAAATAGGTCAGTCTGTAGATTTTGTAAGCAACCCAAACGTTGGCGGCACAAAAGCTTGTTGGACCAGATCGCTAGGATCGTCACATTTCGAGAACGACGAGATCTGGAATCAGTCGAAAATGGCGCACATTGACCGTGAGCACTCCACAGCCGTTTGATAACGCAGTTGCTCCAATTAAGAGGTCCGAAAAAGGGATTACTACGCCACGGCTTTGTTGTTCTCCATCAAGCTTTCCCGCAAGTAGTGCTGTGTCCTTCGTGTATGGGAAGACTTCGACGTCGCGAAGCAGTTCTTCGATAAAGGATTCGCG
This portion of the Terriglobia bacterium genome encodes:
- a CDS encoding PIN domain-containing protein, which translates into the protein MGLILDSSIVIAAERRGDTVADLLKQIVATTGDQEAALSSVGLTELVHGIYRAQTAEVRTRRESFIEELLRDVEVFPYTKDTALLAGKLDGEQQSRGVVIPFSDLLIGATALSNGCGVLTVNVRHFRLIPDLVVLEM